Genomic segment of Arachis hypogaea cultivar Tifrunner chromosome 11, arahy.Tifrunner.gnm2.J5K5, whole genome shotgun sequence:
tatatgaaattaaaatcaTCCACCAAGATTTtctaattaaactaagaaataaacctCAATTAAAAGCAAAGGATTACaaacacatcaaattcatttctctattcaaaggaacctcaattaaacctagaaatgaatcgaaattacttCAGATTTGAACCTCAAGTAAATTCTGTTTTTCATGCaactttttttctaaaatttgtaACCGAGGATTTAGggatattttttctaataaaaaagatacgaaactaaaatcatcaaccaagatattttaattaaaagtagaaaaattaaataaaatttaagagaaaTTACTTGGTATTACTCGGTGCATTTATAGACCGTGCCAAGCTCGTCTGTGTTTGTAACACATGTTCGGTTTCGCTGCCCAAATTTATAGTCGGCAGtctaaccaaaaaaataaatattattcaatAAATCCAAACAAATTACATGAGGTtttaagaaaagtgaacagagaaagaaaaagaacttaagaaACTCAACCTTACTCCTGCGATAAATCATATCACGCGTCTATCGAGTCACAGTCATCCGAAGCAACATTTATTTTTTCAACGCCGTAATTTTTTCtcttcattcttttttctttttgttttcttttctcagCACTCATCCCTTCTACTTGTTCACTTCTGAAAATTCATACaataagtttaaatttaaaattaggatgaaccataattaaaaaataaataaaccaaaattattttAGATTTGAACAAGTAGTCAAATAGagtcaatcatcaacaaaaacacatcaaatgTATACTGGTGACAAATATCAGAACTGTAACTAACTTAACAAGCACACATGAACACTTTTCAGCAAATCCAAGTGAAACTAAATCAAATGAACCTGAAATAAAcgtagaaatgaaccgaaattatcaaTACTTGTCACATCATTAGGTAAACCTCAATTAATTCACAAGTAAACTGAAATTATTTCATAttgaacaagcagtcaaaaagactcaattaagaaaaatagaatatatatttataacaacAAAATAATCATTTTTGAATCTTATGCGTCTTCAGATTCAATTTTGCTTTTCGAATCCGTCAGAATAATTTTCCTTTTTTGTGGTTTGTTTTTCGCCACTCTTtgtggttgttttcttttctttggcggtgttttctccatttcttcttcatctctacAACACATACAAAaagttttattaaaataataatataaaactttAAATAAATAGATAGTTTTTTATAAACGATGGTGAGAAGTATACTCAAATTCAGAAAAACTTTCATCTTCCGAAGATGAATGCAAGATGacaattttgttttttctttcttcttcttttccttctttttccccTTCTTGTCTTCTATCCCCcctacccccccccccccccgccgCGCTTAATTCTGCTCTTTTCACAAGTCCCTAAAACAGAAACTTATTTAGTTAGCACAATAATTTAGAAGCATCTGAaccaaaattttaaaggaaattatttttttatttaccgttTCATTACTTGTTTCCAAAGTAATCCGGCCAAACAGCCTCCTCTGTGTCCAGTACGCCAACCATGGTGGCTCGGGAGCGTCATCTGCTTCTGGATAAGGGAACTTCGTTTCATGGAATTATATTAACATTAACTCGAAGACGCAGCCATCAACCGAAAGTTTCTTTCCTACATTTTCGGCTTTGATCCCCTTAATCAGGAAGCTCAATACATGAGACTCCCAATTCTATTGTCGGATTGTTTCCACATGAAGGGCAGGCAGCTTATGGACCAAGGAGATTGTGCTTACTGTTGTTGGCAACAAGAAGCATTTTTGGACGAAGACGACGAAAGTCCTCTTGAATTTTAGCAAGTTTTTCTCTCTTTCAACACTCATATCAATCGTAGATTTTGTCAAAGATGCCAAAGTAGCACCTTTGAAGTTATCAACAATCTCCTTCTGTTGCTCATTTAGTTTGTTGTATGCAACTTTTTTAGGAAAATGATCccctataatattttaatataaacaaattaGTAAAAATGGTCAGTTTATTTTATGTattcaaatgaacctcaaataaaccaaagaatgaaccgaaattacttaagaaataacaaaaaagatcaaaaaaaaaaaatacaaatgtaAAAGATGAAAAGTATAATACTGCCAAAATTTATGCCCAGTACATCTTTTATCTTGGGAAGGGTTATATAGAGATCAAAGCAACGAATCAATTCCCTTAAGAGCTTGTGAGAGATATTTAATTATGGGATATGTCCCAGTGCACCGAATTCCATTTTTTCAATAATAGTTTTCTTTTCTACACTCAATTCTTTGAACACCCTAGCTATTGATTTTTTTGAACATCTCAGATCATGAGTTTTCTGCAAGGATTTGAAACATTATgttatgatatatttataataccaAAATAGAGTTGATTTAATGTGTATATGCTTACTATAATGTGACTTCTCCTTTTTTGAGATGgtcatctttttcatttttgctgTAAGGaagaaaaaatttggtcaatacttaacagGTGAACCTcactcaattcacaaataaacCGAATTTGGTTCAGATTTGGTGAATACTTAATAGTAATATCAAGTGAACCTAactcaattcacaaatgaaccgaatttGGTTCAGATTTAAACAAAATTgtcataaacattcaatcagtaagaaaaacacattttaattcatttctgtatgcaaatgaactcaattaaactaagagatgAACCGAATTTCTTAAGGAATAACAGACTTGGTAAATACTTGACagtagcatcaagtgaacctaactcaattcacaaataaacCGAATttggttcagatttgaacaaaaagtcataaacattcaatcagcaagaaaaaCACATTCCAATTCATTTCTGGAtgcaaatgaactcaattaaactaaaaaatgaatcGAATTATTTATCAGGaccaataaactaaaaactagttTCATTCGATTCCCTAGTTAGTAGttacggaaaaaaaaaaacaagaaaaaatggaATCGGAGAAACTTGATCTACTAAATGAACAAACTCAATCCACTAAACCTTAAATCAAACTAGAAAAAACGTGAGATTTGCGAGAAATTAATTGAACATAATAACAATAGTTTTCTTAGTACCTTGGGAAATCATTGTTCttgtttttgtgtgttttttgttgATGAATTCAAATGCTCCACCCAATTCTGAAGTAGTTTCCATAGAGAATTTAAacaattttgaaagagatttgaagttCCTTTGTTGTAGTTTCGAGTTGGAAGAATGAACGTTTTTTCATATTCTAACGCAAATTGAATTGGTAACGTTTAGGGGTTTTCGGCGCGTGTAACACGCGTCTCATTAATGAGAAtggatttttttatattaaacctGTTTGGTTGGACTTGGATATAAAAATGCTTGGATGTGTAGTCCAATTGTTAAAATAacctattaaaaaattatgattgtagttaatttttttttaccaatatTATCCGTTTTACTgccaaaaaatatttattgttataGTTAATTCTTCTTTCACCTACTTTATTCTTTTTActgcaaaagaaaatagctcaaaattttatatatatatatatatatatatatatatatatatactttaatgttattttataagacttctttttatttatctataaataacataattttagtaaaaaagaaaaaatattaaaataactgaAGAGTAATGATTAAAAATATAGTCTAGGTTTAAACATATTTATTTTgtcataattaattttgatatcaaATTGTCAACATAAATTACGTTAATATTAACTCAATTTTAACAAAACTCAAGTTTACAAAATTTAGAGAACTCCCATTTACAAACTGAAATTCAAATGCACCCTTAATAGTTctattttaatctaaaaaaacaCATCTTTAATCATCCTATTTTAatctcaaaaaaattaaaattacatcaATGTAGTCCTACTATTAACCCTTGCTGCTCGTTTGTAGATGGATTCCACTCTAGCAATGAGTGAGAAAGCCTTTGGCTTGGCATGTACATTACCTATTGAAACAAGGGTTAATAACAATGTTACATTAatgtcatttttaattttttgagactaaaataaaatgattaaaatattaaaaactaaaacagaATTTAACCCAAATATTGAAGAtcaatataatatcttatcagttatatttttttatcttgtaaaattatctttaatcCTTATTTgtcatattaatattttttgatatttttgtcaTATCCATAAGgggattggatatttttggaaggaaaaaaaaattaaaaaaaagtgacaTTATCAATTTGGGAGTAACATTTTCATTTCCCCGTTAATATGGCTCAAAACAAACCAAAGTATTAGATTCATGAAAAAAGTTAATTAATCGAATCCAATCTAatccaaatttaattttcatcaaaatcttagAATCCAAGAAATAGTTCTTTCATATCCAAAATATTTGAGCACAAGAAAAAAGGAGCAAGTACATTTACATTAGTATCAAATCACTAATGAAATGCCTGAAACTAATTATACTCATTCTCAAACTACAGCGAGATAACTTACGTAATGATAATAATACTACTCTTTTCAATGTTTAAGCAGAGACCAGAGATAGTAGCAACTTATTACAGAGAACTCATTTTCTTTCTTATATTGCCATAAGGTCACCATAATTTCTCATAAGTACTATTGATCCTGCAAACAATCCCATAGCACGCAGCAGTTTCTGCACAGGGAACAAAAAAAATCAGCTGTCGTTCAAAACTAAGTTGAAAATTAAGATACCAACATGAATTAGGAGGACAATGTCTGTAAAGTCTAAAGAACCATTGAATATTCCccataaaatttaaatatctaagtCATGCCTCATCACTTTTGGATCTTGTCTTCTGATAGATTCAACAAGGTGAAAACTcaaggtgaagtcgacttcacgtgaagttgatatctgagagtcgttagatgaaaatttagtcaaatcagtcaaatcatctaacagctctcacatatcaacttcacgtgaagtcgactgcacctgagtttccaccattCAACAAAGATATTAGGACATAAATATGTTTGGAAAAGGAGACAGAAATGAAAGTTCGTGAGACTGTCTACAATTTTAAGCTAAATTTTGTACTCGCAAACGAAATTAAGTTCATTTTTGTACCtctaaaataaagaacacaggATACATGTGACAAAGCACTAACTTAACAAGTGCAAATTCTCTATTCACCAAAAGTTACTAGTTACTACTACCTGATAATTATATTTCTTCTTTTAGCTATGCTGCAACTTGGACAAATAACAAATATTAACTAATAGTTATGTCAATTATAAAAGCTTCACAGCAAAACTAAAGAATACCACAACCAATAACCTTTTACACCATGgaaacccaattttcaatatgaaaCTAATGGCAATGCCATGGCTAATCAAATGTTCTTAAAACATCAAAGTAACAAAGAAATTAGGCATCAGAACAAGACAAAGAAAGAaacattaacaaattcaaaagattataATATAAGATTCAAAGAAAAACGGCAAGAAAGTGATCTTCAAGTTTTGATCAAGAGCTGAAACTATATAACAGAAGCACTTAATAAACCAGGCAGAAAAAACACCGATTCATAATGAAACACAGCATGAGCCATCGATTGGTTTAGATCACAAGCAACAAATTTTCAGCTCTTTTCTACACGCAGTTTCAATGGGGAAAATTACACTAGGTTAGGTATAATTAAAAAAGGACCATAtggttctcatagctacccaaaaaATATGCAAACATTTTGAAAAACGATTCACTGTTTCAATCGAAAAACGGAGCATAATGAATCAAATCGAGTGATGTAGAATGGAATTAGATGATAACCTTATTGAAAGCCCACTTTTCATCGTCGTTGATTTGAGAACAGACGAAATCTTTGAGGTATTGAACCGAAATCACAGAGTCCGCCATTGAAGAAATGGAACAGGGGAAAGAGAGAGTGGCAGATGATTTGATCGGTATTAGGGTTAGGGTTCTGGGTTTTGACCGCAAAATGCCATCTatgccttttcttttcttttgttgttgaCTGGCACGTGACGCACATGTACCGACCCACacctcttttattattattattattaatttattattattgaaaattttgtggTGAGTAATAAAATTAGGATTTTGCTAATCCAagataaaaatgttttaaatttttttcttattattgaaaacaaatttcataattttcccaaaataataattagtttaactaaattcataaaatcatccataaaaatatTACGTTGTCAACAAAATTATTTATGAAACACAAAATTCAAAGCCTTATCCAGTTATTTATTTCTGAATTCTGATCAAACTCCTATCCAAAATTATTTAGATCTTATTGTGGGTATTAGGTTTTGTAGATTTTCTTGATTAAATATTAACAAgcataattgaatttttttttctgttttattcaaaataatatttttgaaaaaaagacaaataattttttgaccttttaaaattttgacaaataaatcttttacaaattttaattataaatacattTCTGACGTTTGTAAACGACAGACACATATGTCCTTCTGTCTATTTGTCTCTCCTAAAGCAAATGAAAATGGCTGAGTCGGCACCCATATGTTCATAACAGAGCTATGTGTTTGTTACGGCACTGAAGTGCAATCTCCCCTGAAAAGTTAAAGGGCAACTAGGTCTTTGTGCTCCCAAAACAGCGTCGTTTTGAGAACTGCCTTAAATCTTCGAATTCTAATCAGACTTCATCGCATTGTCGTTCATCAAATTTAA
This window contains:
- the LOC112722595 gene encoding mitochondrial import receptor subunit TOM5 homolog gives rise to the protein MADSVISVQYLKDFVCSQINDDEKWAFNKKLLRAMGLFAGSIVLMRNYGDLMAI